The Daucus carota subsp. sativus chromosome 2, DH1 v3.0, whole genome shotgun sequence genome includes a window with the following:
- the LOC108208376 gene encoding zinc finger protein ZAT5, with product MRPIDGDHIIRGKRTKRSRQSSSSSSLESLREDEDLAKCLIMLARSGSLEKPNSRVEKAEFCFYECKTCKKCFSSFQALGGHRASHKKPKTGDKHVGMTSDFEDVENAVSGVVSVGDVKAKVHECLVCGSEFGSGQALGGHMRRHRSNNTTTTADSATKMMSIDGKVRNVLELDLNLPAPEDQHMDSRFIFSYPCQAPTLIDCQY from the coding sequence ATGCGGCCTATTGATGGTGATCATATTATTCGTGGGAAGCGTACGAAGAGATCGAGGcaatcgagctcgagctcgagcttggaGAGTTTACGTGAAGATGAGGATCTGGCCAAGTGTTTGATCATGTTGGCGCGGAGTGGGAGTTTGGAGAAGCCGAATAGTAGGGTGGAGAAGGCGGAATTTTGTTTTTACGAATGTAAGACGTGTAAGAAATGTTTTTCGTCGTTTCAAGCTCTTGGTGGACACCGGGCGAGTCACAAGAAACCTAAGACAGGTGACAAGCATGTCGGGATGACTAGTGATTTTGAGGATGTGGAAAATGCGGTGTCAGGGGTGGTTTCGGTTGGTGATGTGAAGGCTAAGGTTCATGAGTGTTTGGTATGTGGATCGGAGTTCGGATCGGGACAGGCTTTGGGAGGTCATATGAGGAGACATAGAAGTAATAATACTACAACTACAGCGGACTCCGCTACTAAGATGATGAGCATTGATGGAAAGGTAAGAAATGTTCTGGAATTAGATCTTAACCTTCCGGCGCCAGAAGACCAACACATGGATTCGAGGTTTATTTTCTCGTATCCCTGTCAGGCACCGACACTGATTGATTGTCAGTACTAg
- the LOC108205820 gene encoding probable histone H2B.1: MAPKGEKKPAEKKPAEAAKTPAEKKPKAGKKLPKDAAASGADKKKKRSKKSVETYKIYIFKVLKQVHPDIGISSKAMGIMNSFINDIFEKLAGEASKLARYNKKPTITSREIQTAVRLVLPGELAKHAVSEGTKAVTKFTSG, encoded by the coding sequence ATGGCACCCAAGGGAGAGAAGAAGCCAGCAGAGAAGAAGCCCGCTGAGGCCGCCAAAACCCCGGCAGAGAAGAAGCCGAAAGCCGGAAAGAAGCTCCCGAAAGACGCGGCTGCCAGCGGAGCCGACAAGAAGAAGAAGCGGAGCAAGAAGAGCGTGGAGACCTACAAGATCTACATCTTCAAGGTGCTGAAGCAAGTTCATCCTGATATCGGGATATCGAGCAAGGCAATGGGGATCATGAACAGCTTTATCAATGACATTTTTGAGAAATTGGCTGGTGAGGCCTCCAAATTGGCCAGGTACAATAAGAAGCCGACGATCACATCGAGGGAAATTCAGACCGCTGTGAGATTGGTGTTGCCCGGGGAATTGGCGAAGCATGCGGTTTCTGAGGGGACTAAGGCGGTTACTAAGTTTACTAGCGGTTAG